A genomic window from Cupriavidus basilensis includes:
- a CDS encoding glutamate-5-semialdehyde dehydrogenase — protein MNELDLKQYMDRVGQQARAASRAMARASTADKNRALLTIAAAIRRDAAHLKAVNAGDVERARANGQDAAFIDRLTLSDKAIDTMAAGLEQIAALADPIGEISNMKFRPTGIQVGQMRVPLGVIGIIYESRPNVTIDAAALCLKSGNATILRGGSEAIDSNTALAALVAEGLAAAGLPPEAVQVISTTDRAAVGRLVTMTEYVDVIVPRGGKSLIARLMAEARVPMIKHLDGICHVYIDVDADLDKAVRVADNAKTQRYAPCNTMETLLVARAVAAAALPPLCRIYQEKGVELRVCAATRATLEAAGFTGLVDATEEDWRLEYLAPVLAIRTVAGLDEAIEHINTYGSAHTDSIITENYTTGMRFLREVDSASVMINASTRFADGFEYGLGAEIGISNDKLHARGPVGLEGLTSLKYVVFGHGEIRT, from the coding sequence ATGAACGAGCTCGATCTCAAGCAATACATGGACCGCGTCGGCCAGCAGGCCCGCGCCGCCTCCCGCGCCATGGCGCGCGCCTCCACCGCGGACAAGAACCGCGCGCTGCTGACCATCGCCGCCGCCATCCGCCGCGACGCCGCGCACCTCAAGGCCGTGAACGCCGGCGACGTGGAGCGTGCGCGAGCCAACGGTCAGGATGCCGCTTTCATCGACCGCCTGACGCTCTCGGACAAGGCGATCGACACCATGGCCGCCGGCCTGGAACAGATCGCCGCGCTGGCGGACCCGATCGGCGAGATCAGCAACATGAAATTCCGTCCCACCGGCATCCAGGTGGGCCAGATGCGGGTACCGCTGGGCGTCATCGGCATCATCTACGAATCGCGCCCCAACGTGACCATCGACGCAGCCGCGCTGTGCCTGAAGTCGGGCAACGCCACCATCCTGCGCGGCGGCTCCGAGGCGATCGATTCCAATACCGCGCTGGCCGCCCTGGTGGCCGAGGGCCTGGCCGCCGCCGGCCTGCCGCCCGAAGCGGTGCAGGTGATCTCGACCACCGACCGCGCCGCGGTTGGCCGCCTCGTCACTATGACCGAATACGTCGACGTGATCGTGCCGCGCGGCGGCAAGAGCCTGATCGCGCGCCTGATGGCAGAAGCGCGGGTGCCCATGATCAAGCACCTGGATGGCATCTGCCACGTCTATATCGATGTGGACGCGGATCTGGACAAGGCCGTGCGCGTTGCCGACAACGCCAAGACCCAGCGCTACGCACCCTGCAACACGATGGAAACGCTGCTGGTCGCGCGCGCTGTCGCCGCCGCGGCGCTGCCGCCGCTGTGCCGCATCTACCAGGAAAAGGGCGTGGAGCTGCGCGTGTGCGCCGCTACCCGCGCCACGCTGGAAGCGGCCGGTTTCACCGGCCTGGTCGACGCCACCGAAGAAGACTGGCGGCTCGAGTACCTGGCGCCGGTGCTGGCGATCCGCACCGTGGCCGGGCTGGACGAGGCCATCGAGCACATCAATACCTACGGCTCGGCGCATACCGATTCCATCATCACCGAGAACTACACCACCGGCATGCGTTTCCTGCGCGAGGTGGACTCGGCCAGCGTGATGATCAATGCGTCGACGCGCTTTGCCGATGGCTTCGAGTACGGCCTGGGCGCCGAGATCGGCATCTCCAACGACAAGCTGCACGCACGCGGCCCGGTCGGCCTGGAAGGCCTGACTTCGCTGAAGTACGTGGTGTTCGGCCACGGCGAGATCCGCACCTGA
- the holA gene encoding DNA polymerase III subunit delta, which yields MQLKLDGLEAHLRQAKGRGLAPLYVVHGDEHLLVLEAVDRLRQAAREAGFTEREVLSSERGFNWGHVVQAQQSMSLFGDRKIVELRIPSGKPGKDGGEALRAVAAQPSPDVVMFITLPRLDFATAKSAWFQALDAAGVSIKVDSVDRTRLPAWVGERLALQQQRVEPGEPGRRALQFIADKVEGNLLAAHQEIQKLGLLYPAGPLTFEQVHDAVLNVARYDVFKLSEAMLSGDVPRLVRMLEGLRGEGEATVLVLWALTEEIRVLSKVRQGLAAGKQIGVLTRELRIWGPREKLVPQAAQRLSLAQLEAALGMAAKLDRQVKGLRAEGMPAEPWDGLLQLALTIAR from the coding sequence ATGCAGCTCAAGCTCGATGGACTCGAAGCGCACCTGCGCCAGGCCAAGGGACGCGGCCTGGCTCCGCTCTACGTGGTGCATGGCGATGAGCACCTGCTGGTGCTGGAGGCGGTCGACCGCCTGCGCCAGGCTGCGCGCGAGGCCGGCTTCACGGAGCGCGAGGTGCTGTCTTCCGAGCGCGGCTTCAACTGGGGCCACGTGGTCCAGGCGCAGCAATCGATGTCGCTGTTCGGCGACCGCAAGATCGTCGAGCTGCGGATTCCCTCCGGCAAGCCCGGCAAGGACGGCGGCGAGGCGCTGCGCGCGGTGGCTGCCCAGCCTTCGCCGGACGTGGTCATGTTCATCACGCTGCCGCGGCTGGACTTTGCCACGGCCAAGTCGGCCTGGTTCCAGGCGCTGGACGCCGCCGGCGTGTCGATCAAGGTTGATTCCGTCGACCGCACCCGGCTGCCGGCCTGGGTCGGCGAGCGGCTGGCGCTGCAGCAGCAACGGGTCGAGCCCGGCGAACCGGGGCGGCGCGCGCTGCAGTTCATCGCCGACAAGGTCGAAGGCAACCTGCTGGCCGCTCACCAGGAAATCCAGAAGCTCGGCCTGCTGTATCCCGCTGGTCCGCTGACCTTCGAGCAGGTGCACGATGCGGTGCTCAACGTGGCCCGCTACGACGTCTTCAAGCTCTCCGAAGCCATGCTCAGCGGCGACGTGCCGCGCCTGGTGCGCATGCTCGAAGGGCTACGCGGGGAGGGCGAGGCCACGGTGCTGGTGCTGTGGGCGCTGACCGAGGAAATTCGCGTATTATCCAAGGTCCGGCAAGGGCTGGCGGCAGGCAAGCAGATCGGTGTCCTGACGCGTGAACTGCGTATCTGGGGCCCGCGCGAAAAGCTGGTGCCGCAGGCCGCGCAGCGCCTCTCGCTGGCGCAGCTGGAAGCGGCGCTGGGCATGGCCGCCAAGCTGGACCGGCAGGTCAAGGGCCTGCGCGCCGAAGGCATGCCGGCCGAGCCCTGGGATGGCCTGCTGCAGCTGGCGCTGACCATCGCCCGGTAA
- the lptE gene encoding LPS assembly lipoprotein LptE has product MDGQKLDRPLQGRRKVLATLLLAGLLGGCGFHMRGNADFAFKRLYVSIPPNTLMGSDLRRAIRNGSDTQIVTDPKEADALLDVLQDTRTKTVLSITTTGVVREYRLTQRFTFRLRDAGGQELIAPSQLVLTRDLTYNEANTLAKDYEEQQLYRDMQRDIVQQLIRRLSAVKAI; this is encoded by the coding sequence ATGGATGGACAGAAGCTGGATCGACCGCTGCAGGGCCGCCGCAAGGTCCTGGCCACGCTGCTGCTGGCCGGCCTGCTGGGCGGCTGCGGGTTTCACATGCGCGGCAACGCGGACTTCGCATTCAAGCGGCTGTATGTGAGCATTCCGCCCAATACGCTGATGGGCTCCGATTTGCGCCGCGCCATCCGCAACGGGTCGGACACGCAGATCGTGACCGACCCGAAAGAGGCGGATGCCCTGCTCGATGTGCTGCAGGACACGCGTACCAAGACAGTGCTGTCGATCACCACCACCGGCGTGGTGCGCGAGTATCGCCTGACGCAGCGCTTCACCTTCCGCCTGCGTGACGCCGGCGGCCAGGAGCTGATCGCGCCGTCGCAACTGGTGCTCACGCGCGACCTGACCTACAACGAAGCCAACACGCTGGCCAAGGATTACGAAGAGCAGCAGCTCTATCGCGACATGCAGCGTGACATCGTGCAGCAGCTGATTCGCCGGCTGAGCGCGGTCAAGGCCATCTGA